A DNA window from Argopecten irradians isolate NY chromosome 10, Ai_NY, whole genome shotgun sequence contains the following coding sequences:
- the LOC138332950 gene encoding LOW QUALITY PROTEIN: long-chain-fatty-acid--CoA ligase ACSBG2-like (The sequence of the model RefSeq protein was modified relative to this genomic sequence to represent the inferred CDS: inserted 1 base in 1 codon), with product MEISALNSGPVDADLPPKTGAPQNGSAQRSRDTPVPATNLWTTKPFEPVKLRMGTGKGIDSAPPITIPTAFERTVQKLPNHTALGVKRGGQWKRWTYQQYYTDVQRAAKSFIKLGLQPFHGVGILGFNAPEWHISYLGSIYAGGLGTGIYTTNTAEACQYVLEDSQSNIVVVENNAQLQKIVAVWDNLPHLKAVIQYTGEVAVRKDNIYTWEEFMNLSNDVPNSVLSERLKNQAPNYCCTLVYTSGTTGNPKGVMQSHDSLTFVCRSGLSVYNLRQGEEVVVSYLPLSHSAGMLLDIHLPYFCGACVYFAQPDALKGTLKNTLVECRPTIFLGVPRVWEKFAEKMQETARSVTGLKKTIGVKAKKLGLKGVYATMKHQHKPRGWSVAQSLVFNKVKKTLGLDRCHLHITGAAPITKETIEYFYCFNINILSVYGMSESTGPHISEKPENFRIGSVGCDIAGVTTKLVEAETXEKDGSGEVCMWGRNVFMGYLNNEEKTTEALDDDGWLHSGDIGKHDSNGFLYITGRIKELLITAGGENIAPIPIEDNVKEELHVVSNCMLIGDKMKFLSMLITFKVEIDIDTGEPTDELTAEVREWCQSLGCNYTTMSQVLQEKNQNLFKAIQTGIDKANDRAISRASKVQKWSLLPRDFSIPGGELGPTLKLRRPIVVKMYDKTIKAFYGET from the exons ATGGAGATATCAGCTTTAAATTCAGG GCCGGTGGATGCAGACCTTCCTCCGAAGACAGGAGCCCCACAGAATGGCTCAGCACAGAGAT CTCGTGACACACCCGTCCCTGCCACAAATCTATGGACAACCAAACCATTTGAGCCTGTGAAGCTGCGGATGGGCACCGGGAAGGGTATAGACTCAGCACCACCTATAACAATTCCGACGGCCTTCGAACGTACTGTCCAGAAACTGCCCAATCATACAGCCCTCG GTGTAAAACGTGGTGGACAGTGGAAGAGGTGGACCTACCAGCAGTACTATACAGATGTACAGCGGGCTGCTAAGTCCTTCATCaag ttgGGTCTGCAGCCCTTCCATGGTGTTGGGATCTTGGGATTCAACGCTCCAGAATGGCACATATCCTACCTAGGTAGCATATATGCTGG TGGTTTGGGTACTGGTATATACACAACCAACACAGCCGAGGCGTGTCAGTACGTACTGGAGGACTCGCAAAGTAATATCGTCGTGGTCGAAAATAACGCTCAGCTACAGAAGATCGTGGCAGTTTGGGACAATCTTCCTCATTTAAAGGcggttatacagtatacaggaGAGGTGGCCGTACGCAAAGATAACATATACACA TGGGAAGAGTTTATGAATCTGTCCAATGATGTACCCAACTCTGTGCTGAGTGAACGTCTGAAGAACCAAGCACCAAACTACTGCTGTACACTTGTATATACC TCTGGAACAACAGGAAACCCAAAAGGAGTGATGCAGAGTCATGACAGT CTAACTTTTGTGTGCCGGTCAGGATTGAGTGTGTATAACTTAAGGCAAGGAGAGGAAGTGGTcgtgagttatctgcccctgagTCATAGTGCGGGGATGTTGCTTGACATTCACCTGCCCTATTTCTGTGGAGCCTGCGTCTATTTTGCACAACCTGATGCTTTGAAG GGGACCCTGAAGAACACCCTTGTGGAGTGTCGTCCTACCATATTCCTGGGCGTACCAAGAGTCTGGGAGAAGTTTGCGGAGAAGATGCAGGAGACAGCTCGTTCTGTTACTGGGCTGAAAAAGACGATTGGTGTTAAGGCGAAGAAGTTGGGATTAAAAGGAGTCTATGCTACAATGAAACA TCAACACAAACCAAGAGGATGGAGTGTTGCTCAGTCCTTAGTGTTTAACAAGGTAAAAAAGACCCTCGGTCTCGACCGATGTCATTTACACATCACAGGGGCTGCTCCCATCACCAAGGAAACCATCGAATACTTCTACTGTTTTAATATCAACATCCTGTCTGTGTACGGAATGAGTgagagtacag GTCCTCACATCTCAGAGAAGCCAGAGAACTTCCGAATCGGGAGTGTGGGCTGTGACATTGCTGGAGTTACTACAAAGTTAGTGGAGGCCGAAA CAGAGAAGGACGGAAGTGGAGAG GTGTGTATGTGGGGCCGGAATGTCTTCATGGGCTACCTGAATAACGAAGAAAAGACAACAGAAGCTCTAGATGACGATGGCTGGCTTCACTCCGGTGACATCGGTAAACACGACAGTAACGGATTCCTATACATCACAGGCAGAATCAAAG AGTTGCTGATCACAGCAGGCGGTGAAAACATAGCCCCAATCCCAATAGAGGACAATGTAAAGGAGGAACTACATGTCGTCTCCAACTGTATGCTGATCGGGGACAAAATGAAATTCCTCAGTATGCTCATCACATTCAAG GTTGAAATAGACATAGATACAGGAGAACCTACAGATGAGCTGACAGCCGAGGTACGGGAGTGGTGCCAGTCGCTGGGGTGTAACTACACAACTATGTCACAGGTACTACAAGAGAAGAATCAAAACCTCTTCAAAGCCATACAGACTGGGATAGACAAGGCTAATGACCGAGCCATCTCACGGGCATCCAAGGTCCAGAAATGGTCATTACTCCCGCGAGATTTCTCCATTCCCGGTGGCGAGTTAG gTCCCACTCTGAAGCTGAGGCGTCCAATCGTAGTAAAGATGTACGACAAGACGATTAAAGCTTTCTATGGAGAAACGTGA